Part of the Phycisphaerae bacterium RAS1 genome, TTCCGCGTCGTCGTCGGCGTCGTCGGCCTCATCGTCGTCGGCTTCGCCTTCGGCCGCCGGCTCGTCATCGAAGGCGTCGCCGGCGCGCGCGCCGCCGGCCTCGCCCTCATCCGGGTCGAAGAGCGACGGTCCCTTGCTCGCCGGCGCTGCACCGGCTGCTGGCGCGACGGGCACGGTCGGCGGGCTGGTCATCGGCGCGGCCGGCGCGGGCGCCGGCTTGGGCGGCGGAGCGGGCCGGGGCGCCGGTTTGGCCGCAACCGGCTTGACGGCTGCGGTCTTCTTGACCGGCTTGGCCTTTTTCATCGCCGTCTTCATCGCCTTTTTCTTGGGCGCCTTCGCGGTTTTCTTGGCGACCTTGCGAGCGGGCTTCTTCTTGGCGGCTTTCTTCGCGGCTTTCGCCTTCTTTTTGGCCATGGCGCATCCTCTTGGACTTGTTTTGCAGGCCCGTGCGTCGAGCCGATGCCGCGCGACGCCCTGCGGGTGCGCGGGAATTATGCGCCAGCGGAGCGGCGTCAACAACACCTTGCGGCGCGCGGCGACAAATTCTCGCGCCGTGGAGAAGGCGATGCAGGCGGGAGAGCCTGTGAACTTCTTTGGGTGGAATGGGCATCTTGCCCGTTCTTGAAACTGCGGGAGCGGGCGAGACGCCCGTCCCACCCGAATGCGGGGACGGGCGAGATGCCCGTCCCACCCGAATGCGGGGACGGGCGAGACGCCCGTCCCACCCAAAATTCCCCCCGGGTCGGACGAGCGCGGTTCCTGCGCCGGGTTAAAGGGAGGACACCTTATCCGGCGAAAGGATGCGGACGGGGCCGGCGTGGCGTCCGCGCCGATTCATTGCCCAGGCTCATCTCGGGCCGCGCAACGACCTGGAAATCTTGGAGAACTGCATGTCGAGACTGCTGCACCTGTCCGCGCTCGCCGCGCTGACGCTCGCCCTCATCGTGGGGTGCCCCTTCGCCCCTACGGACACCGGTGGAGACGATAACACCGGCGGATCGAACAACGGTGGCAACACCGGCGGCACAAATAATAATGACAACACCGGAACCGGTTCCGGCGGTGATGTCTCCGATTCCGCATTCAGCTTTGACGGTACCGCCAGCGGATCGGTGAGCACGTCCAGCTCGACCGACGCCAGCGACGGCGTTCAGACCGCTCGCCGCAAGTCGGACTTCCGCGCCCTGTCCAACGACGCCGCGGCCTGGCTGGAAGACCTGGACGGGCACCGCCTGCTCAACGCCGACGGCGAGCCCTTCGCGGAGTTGTCGGTCAACGACGACGGCACTTTCGACATCATCGAGGCGCCGGTCGGCGTGCATTTTGTCATCGCGGCCGATCTGGACGGCGACGGCAAGGCCGACATGTGGACCATCATCATCATTCCGAAGAACGAGAATGACGACGCCGGCGAGGTCGGCGACGTGGTGTGCGACCCGCTCAGCACGCTGGCGTTCATCAAGTTGTCGTTCGCGCTGGAGCAGCTCGGGCTGACCTTCGAGGACCTGGGAACGGACGCGGCGTCGGTCATCGGCCGCATCCGCGACGCGTACGAGCACCTTTTCACCGAGTCAGGCATCCTGGACGAGATCACGCTGGACGACATCCTCGGCCTCTCGCCTGAAGAGCTGGCCGACCTGTTTGATTCGCTGATCCCCGACAATGCCCGCCGCGCGTTCAAGATGATCGTCGGCCACATTCAACTGGCCCAGGCGGAAGCGCTCAGCGACGTGATCGTCAGCGCGGCCCAGATTCTGATCGAAGGCGGCTTCGCCGTCGCGGATGATCCGGGCGGCGTCGATCTGTCGGTCCTGGGCAACCTGGACGGCGTGTCGCAGTTCACGTTCAACGACTTCCAGGGCATGATGAACGACACCGGCGACGGCCAGACGCAGCTCGACCGTCCGCGGCCGATCATCTACGTCAGCACGGTGAGCGAAGCCAATCGCAACTTCCCCGAAGCGGACAACACCAACCGCCACAAGGGCCCGATCATCTCCGAGCACGTCCTGGCGCGGCTGGCCGCCCTCTACAACGAAGGCAAGACCATCACGCTCAACGAGCTCTATGACCTGATCGTCAGCGTCGAGGACGGCATGGGCGTGCGCTTCCGCTATCACCGTCCGCGCGGTCCGGGCATGCCGCCGATCGACGTCTTCCCGACCGAAAACGGCGAAGGCGAAGAGATCGACATGACCGACCTGATCAATTTCATCAACAGCCACAACCTCGGCGACCCGAATCCCGAGACGTTTGAAGCCAACCGGGCGGCGATCCGGCAGCGCGTCGCGTCCTTCCTGGCGCACACCGCCCGGCCGACGATCGAGCAGCTCTTCAACGGCTTCATGATTGATCCGATTCCGACCATCGAGACCTACGCCGACTACATCCGCGCCCAGACGGCCCACCTGCCCTTCAGCCGCAGCGGTCCGGCCGAGCTGTTCGTGGTCGCGACGGACGACCCGTTCCAGAACGGCGACGCCGAAGCGGTCACGGTGGATCTTGAGTTCGGCGACAGCGGCGAAGTGGTGAAGGTGACCTACAACACGGAAGGCGCCGGCGGCTGGTGGCTGAGCTACGGCAAGCCGATCGAAGAAGGCAATCTGGTGCTCTTCCTGAACACCGCCAACGGCAAGCCGCTGCACGACTTCCGCGGGCAGCCGCTGTGGGTCAACATGAACTCGACCAAGTTCGAGGGTGTTGACGGCCAGTCGTTCTTCGATTCGTTCACCGTCACCGAGACGAACTGGCCCGGCGCTCCGGCGCTGCGCGTGCCGAATCCGGACTTCAACCCGGACGAGCCGGCCGACCCGGAGACCAACCCGGTGGACCACCGCGTTCTGGTACTGATGACGGCGCCGCGCGATGGCACACCGATCCGCGTGAACTTCTCGGAAGGCGTCGCGACCTACGACGAGGCCGGCCAGTACTACATGCTCTTCGTGCCCGAGACGCCGACGGACGGGTCGTTCGGGCTGATCAGCGAGGACGGCCAGCTCCTGCTCGCCGATCCGAGCGATCCCGACGCGCGTCAGCTTGTTTTCCCGGTGGACGTGCAGGGCATCACGATTGAGCAGGTCTCGCACACGCGCGTGTTCGGCATCTCGACGCCCAACCCCGGCTACGACGCGGACGGCGCGCCGTATTACGACGACATCAACGGCAACGATGTCGAGGACGAGGGCGAGCCGCGCTTCGACTTCCGGCCGTTCCTGCACAACCCGAATGACTGGCGCTCGACGCGCATTGAGCACTACTACCGCCGCGCCGACTTCGGCGGCTTCGTGACGCCGGCCGACGTGGACTTCGCCTCCGAGACGCCGATGACGCTGGACGACGTCGAGCTGGTGGCGCGCGAGCTGAAGCCGCGGGCCAACGCGTTCCTGTACGGACGGCCGAACGTGACGATCAACCTGATCACGGCGTTCGTCGATCCGGACTTCTTTGACGGGACGCACTCGCTGACGGGCGAGACGCGCATCAACCCGTTTGCGGCGCTGGCGATCCTGAACCTCGTGTTCGACAGCATCCACAACGTGACGGCGCTGATCGACTACGACGGCCCGGGGCCGCTGCCGGCGCGGGAAGAGCTGATCAACGCCGACCTGTGGGTCGTGCCGATCGGCGATCCGGTCAACCTGATGGTGGACGGCTTCGAGTCGCGCGCCAGCGTCGGGACGAACTGACGCAGGTCGCGATGGTGGCATGCTCTCGCGTACTCCGCGTGAGCATGCCGCTCGGCTCGTGACGATCAGAACGCGAAGCGCAAGCGAGCGCCCGGACTGCGACGGTCCTGATTCAGGGACCGCTCCGCTCCGGGCGCTCGCTTGCGCTGCGCGTTCTGATGCGTTTCTCCGGCCAGAGGGCCAGCATCGCCGCTGAACCCGCACACGCCGCGCCAAACAGAAACATCGCCGCCGCCCCGGCGCGGTCCCAGAGCACGCCCGCCGCAACGCTCGCCAGCAGCGACACAAGCCCGCTCGCCAGGTGATACACGCCCAGCGCCGTCCCGCGCCGCGATTTCGGCGCGTGATCGACGACCAGCGCTTTCCCGACGCCGTCGGTCAGCGCCATGTACCCGCCATAGAGCGCCAGCAGCGGCCAGATGCTCGCCGCGTCGCTCCAGGCGAAACCCGCATAGACGAGCGTGTACACGGCCCATCCCACGCCGATCACGCGCCAGCGCCCGAGCCGATCGCTCAGCGCGCCCGCCGGATAGGCCAACACGGCATAGACGATGTTGTAGAGCGCATAGGCCAGCACCACGCCCCACGCCGATACGCCGACGTCCCGTACGCGCAGCAGCAGAAACGTATCGCTCGAATTCGCCAGCGAAAACAGCAGCATCACGCCCACCGTCTTCCAGTATGCCGGAGCAAAGCCGGGTCGCATGGGCGATGCGCCGTGGGGAGTGCGGGCCTCTGGCCCGCCAGCTCGGTCGTCTGGTCCGCCGGTGTGGGCGGGACGCCCGCACTCCCCGGTTTGAGCGGTTTTGCGTGACGCATCGCCCGAGCCGCTATCGCGGACCATGAACGTGAGGGCCAGTGAAATCAGCCCCAGCCCCGCCGCAACGCCGAACACGATGCGATAGGCGCGCGCGTCGTCCGATCGCACCGAATGCGCCGCCGGCGAAGTTGCGCTGGCCTCCGCCGTCCCCGCGAGCCACCACATCAACGCCGCCGCCAGAAGTACGCCGACCAGCGCTCCCGCCGTGTCCATGGCGCGATGCAGCCCGAACGCCCGCCCGCGCAGCTCCGCGGGCGTCGCGTCGGCGATCAATGCGTCGCGCGGGCTGGAGCGCAGCCCCTTCCCCAGACGATCGACGAGCCGGCCTGTCAGCACCATCGGCCACGCCGTCGCCGCGGCGAGCAACGCCTTGCCCACCACCGGCAGACCGTAGCCCACACGGACGAACGGCACGCGTCGCCACAGATCGCTGCGCCAACCGGCCCACGCGGTCGCGAACGCGACGATGAGTGCCGCCGCCCCCTCGATGCCGCCCATGGTGGTCGCACCGACGCCAAGCACGCCGACCACGAAGAGCGGAATGAGCGAGTAGACCATCTCGCTCGATACGTCGGCGAAGAACGAGACCCAGCCGAGCAGGATCACCGTCCGCGGCAGTCGCGGCGCGGATCGCGGCTGCTGCGGTGCGGATTGTGGCGGCGGCGTGGGTGTCATTGACGCGGGAGTTTATCCGGCGGCAGCAGGCTCGGGGCAAAGGGCTAATCGGCGTCGATCGGCTGCGTTTCTTCAGATGCCGGGCGGAGTGACCCGCTCTGAAACCAACGACGAGGAGCCTCGGACATGCGGAACGCGAAGATCGGAAAGGCGTGGCGAACTCTAGCAGCGACGCTTCTGGGCAGTGTGGCGCAATTCGGCAGTTGCTACGACCCGAGCTTCCTTGGCTTCGGCGGCCTGCTGGACGGCTTCGGAGGTGGAAGCCCGGCGGATGCGTGGCTGCCTCCGGGCGACAATTTCTGGGGGAACTCGTACACCGACTCCTACGGTAACTGGAACGACCAGGGCGAGGGCTACGTGTGCGTGGATGGAGACTGCGCGACGTACGGGTTCTAGAGCGGCGTCAACCAGCCTGTAGCGTCGGACCTCTGTGTCCGACGGCGATTTCTCCGTCGGACGCGGTGGTCCGACGCTACGGAAAAACCGCTCGGACCGGCCCGGTTCTTCCTAACCCCTCCGGCGAACAACTTCCTGCCCCGCGTGTCTTCCGATCGGGTATAGTGCCCGCGTGTTCGGGTGTACGGCCAACGCGCGCCGGTCGGGTCGCGTGGGTAGCATGTCGCCACGCGCGGTCCTGTGACCGATCGGCTCGCAGACATAATCGGTCTGTCCGTTCTCGCGGAAAGGAGTTGCCGCATGGCGGAATTCGTGTCTCTTCCCGTGGTTTCGATGCCGGTCGCGAAGGCAGCAACGAACGGAGGCGGTTGTTGCGGTGGCGGAGGGAATGGCGACGGCCACGCGCACGGAAACGGCGACGGCCAGCACGCGAACGTGCAGGCCTACGGCGACGTATTCACCGGCCAAGGCCCCCTGCCCTACGGCGCCAGCATGTACGTCGGCATGGGCATCACGACCAAAACCGGCGGGCGGGCGGTGCGCAAGCGCAAGGTCGAGAAGCAGCACGAGGAGCAGGATTACGACAGCCGCACCGAGGCCCAGTCCAACAGCACCGCCGCCAAGATCGACAAGGAATATCACCACGCGTTTCCGGTCTCGCAGAACCCCGACAAGACCAGCCGCCGCCGCGAGGACGGCTACGTCAATTCGAGCTTGTACGCCAACAACTCGCGCTTCCTGCGCGGCCAGGCCGATCCCAAGCGCCTGCTACCGCAGGAACGCCGCAAGGCGATGAAGAAGAAATACATCGACATGGATTACCACCACCCGCTCGAGGACGTCCTCGACACGCGCTACATGCGCAAGCTGTTCGGGTGGATCAGCAAAACGCGCTCCAGCGGCAAGACGATGATCGAAGAGATCATCCAGAGCTACGGCAATCCCAAGGCGCCGATGTGGCACCGCATCAAGTACCTGCCCTTCCACCTGTTCATCAACCGCATGAAGGGTTCGGTGACGGTGGACGCCTTCCGCGAGCGCATCGGCGAGCACGCCAGCACCATCCGCGGCTTCGTCATCGCCGCTCGCAGCGTCGCCGAGTTCGGCCTGACGCTGCCGCAGCGTTTCGTCGCGCCGCTCTTCATCGTGTGGAATTTCACGAATCTGTGCAACCTGACCTGCAAGCACTGCTACCAGGACGCCGAGCACAAGGCTCTGCCCGACGAGCTTTCGCTGAAAGAGAAGCTGAAGCTCGTCGACCAGATCGCCGAGCAGTACGTGCCGATGATCGCCTTCGCCGGCGGCGAGCCGACCATCAGCGCCGACCTCTTGCCCGTGCTCAAGCACTGCCACAGCTACGGCATTCACACCACCATCGCCACGCATGGCGGGACGATGACTGAGAAGCTGGCGAATCAGCTTTTGGAATGCGGCGTGAAATACGTCGAGATTTCGCTCGACTCGGTGCATCCCGAGCGGCACGACGACTTCCGCGGTCAGGTGGGGATGTGGCATCGCACGGTCCGCGGCATGCGAAACGTGGTGAAAACCAAGGGACTGCGCCTCGGCGTCGCGATGTGCGTGCACCAGGGCAATTTCGACGAAGTCGAAGACATGCTGCAGTTCTGCTGCGACATCGGGGCGGGCGTCTTCGCCCATTTCAACTTCATCCCCGTCGGCCGCGGATTGCAGATGGTCGACGGCGACCTGAACCCGCAGCAGCGCGAGTGGCTGCTCAAGACGCTCAACCTGTGGATGCAGTCCGGCAAGATCGGCGTCATCAGCACCGCCCCGCAGTTCGGCCGCGTGTGCGTCGCGCACGCCCCCACCGACGGCAAGCAGGCGTGCAGCCACGCCGGCTCCGGCGGCGGCGAGAAGGCCCGCGTCATCGCCAAATATCTCGGCGGCTGCGGCGCGGGGCGCGATTACGTCGCGATCGAGCCGAACGGCAACATTACGCCGTGCGTGTATCTTCCGCACCGCGTGCAGGGCAGCATCCGCAAGCGCAGCTTCATCGACATCTTCCGCAACAACGAGTTCTGGGAGCTGCTCTGCGACCGCGACCGGCGGACGCATCACTGCGAGGTGTGCGAATTCAAGCACTACTGCGGCGGCTGCCGGGCGCGGGCGGATGCGTACTTCGGCGAATTGAACGCGGGCGATCCGGGCTGCGTGTTCAATGAGAAGCATTGGGATGATCTGGTCCAGCGCGGCATAGCGACCGATCCGGACGCGGTGGCGACCGCCGACCGCGCCGCCAAGACCGCGGCAGGACGGCAGGGCGAGATTGATGAGCTGTACGCAAACGTGACGGCGGCGGCGCGAGCGTAGCGTCGGCCCTCAGTGGCCGACGGTGTAGCGGCCGACCTCCGAGTCGGTCGGCATTCGTAGCGTCGGACCTCCGCGTCCGACGGCGTGACGTCCGTGCGCAGCAGGTAGGCTGGGCTGAGTACGCGAAGCCCAGCCCTCGGACGCGGGCGACCCGCCGAGCGCAAAGCCGGGCTTCGCAAGCTCAGCCCAGCCTACTCCAGTTGGCGATCGTCCACCCCAGCCGGCGCGGTATGATTTGCGGATCGTCGTGGAATCGAGCAACCCGGCGGAGGTGCGGAAATGAGGCGCGCCCTACTGACCTGCGCGGCCCTGGCCGCCGCCACGACCCAGGCGCTGGCCCAACCGACCAAGAACTTCCTCTGGCAGGGCAATGTGCCGATTCCAGACAATGGCGTGCCCCACGCGCCGGTGACAATCACAGTTCCGGCGGATCCGAACGGGCTGGACATCGTCGCCGATCTGAACGTCGACGCGATCATCCAGCACACCTGGCAGGGAAACCTGAGCGTCACCATTACAAGTCCGGCCGGCACGTCGGTCCGCGTCATGGATCGCCCCGGCTTCAGCGGCACGGGCTTCGGCTTTTCCAACGACAATCTCGGAAACCCGAGCACGGGCAGCCCGTTCGTCTGGGATGATGAATCGACGCGCGCGCCGTACGACTCGGGCACAGCGGGCGCTCCGGCGAATAGTCCGACCGGCTCCTGGCGTCCGGAGCTGCCGCTTGGCGCATTTCACGGCGAAAGCAAGGTCGGCGTGTGGCGATGCAGGGTCGAAGATTGGGCTCCGGGGGATGTCGGCACCATCCTCCGGTTTTCGCTCGAATTCACGAACGTCCCCGAGCCGGCGACGCTGGGGTTGCTCACGATAGCAGCGATCGCCGCTCGCCGACGTTGAGCGGGTACCGAGTAGGCTGGGCTGAGTACGCGAAGCCCAGCCATGGCCGCGGGTGAACCGCCGCGCGCAAAGCTGGGCTTCGCAAGCTCAGCCCAGCCTACGGCTACTCGGCAATCCGACCACCGGCGTCGCGTTTGTGTGGGACGATGAATCGACGCGCGGTCCGTACGACACCGGCACGCCCGGCGCACCAACGAACAACCCCGTCGGTTCTTGGCGGCCCGAGCTTCCGCTCGCCGCCTTCGATGGCGAAAGCAAGGTCGGCGTGTGGCAGTTCACCGTCCACGACTCCGGCTCGGCGGATGTCGGTTCGATCCGCCAATTTTCGCTCGCGTTTGAGAACGTCCCCGAGCCGGCGACGCTGGGGTTGCTCACGATAGCAGCGATCGCCGCTCGCCGACGTTGAGCGGGTACCGAGTAGGCTGGGCTGAGTACGCGAAGCCCAGCGAGTAGGCTGGGCTGAGTACGCGAAGCCCAGCCATGGCCGCGGGCGACCCGCCCCGCGCCAAAGCTGGGCTTCGCAAGCTCAGCCCAGCCTACGGCTACTTCGCAAGCTCAGCCCAGCCTACGGCCCTCGCTACGGCTCGCCGACGTTGAGTTGAACAGCTCGGCGCAGCCGTCTCACCGCTCTTTCGCCGGCGGCCAGAGCCAGTTCCACCACAACCGGGCCTGATAGGCGGATTTTTCGAGTGCGTTGTCGTAAGGCGGGCGGCGCGAGTCAGGCGTTTCGCCTTTGCGGGCGAACAGCTCGGATTGATGCTCATCAAACCAGCGCTGCCACGCGATGCGGCTGCAGCGATGCGTGGCGCCCGTGAGCGCCACCAGCGACTCCTCGCACTGCCGCACGACGGCAAAATCCGAATCGTCCAGCGCGTCGATCAGTCCG contains:
- a CDS encoding major facilitator superfamily transporter, which produces MTPTPPPQSAPQQPRSAPRLPRTVILLGWVSFFADVSSEMVYSLIPLFVVGVLGVGATTMGGIEGAAALIVAFATAWAGWRSDLWRRVPFVRVGYGLPVVGKALLAAATAWPMVLTGRLVDRLGKGLRSSPRDALIADATPAELRGRAFGLHRAMDTAGALVGVLLAAALMWWLAGTAEASATSPAAHSVRSDDARAYRIVFGVAAGLGLISLALTFMVRDSGSGDASRKTAQTGECGRPAHTGGPDDRAGGPEARTPHGASPMRPGFAPAYWKTVGVMLLFSLANSSDTFLLLRVRDVGVSAWGVVLAYALYNIVYAVLAYPAGALSDRLGRWRVIGVGWAVYTLVYAGFAWSDAASIWPLLALYGGYMALTDGVGKALVVDHAPKSRRGTALGVYHLASGLVSLLASVAAGVLWDRAGAAAMFLFGAACAGSAAMLALWPEKRIRTRSASERPERSGP
- the albA gene encoding Antilisterial bacteriocin subtilosin biosynthesis protein AlbA, translated to MAEFVSLPVVSMPVAKAATNGGGCCGGGGNGDGHAHGNGDGQHANVQAYGDVFTGQGPLPYGASMYVGMGITTKTGGRAVRKRKVEKQHEEQDYDSRTEAQSNSTAAKIDKEYHHAFPVSQNPDKTSRRREDGYVNSSLYANNSRFLRGQADPKRLLPQERRKAMKKKYIDMDYHHPLEDVLDTRYMRKLFGWISKTRSSGKTMIEEIIQSYGNPKAPMWHRIKYLPFHLFINRMKGSVTVDAFRERIGEHASTIRGFVIAARSVAEFGLTLPQRFVAPLFIVWNFTNLCNLTCKHCYQDAEHKALPDELSLKEKLKLVDQIAEQYVPMIAFAGGEPTISADLLPVLKHCHSYGIHTTIATHGGTMTEKLANQLLECGVKYVEISLDSVHPERHDDFRGQVGMWHRTVRGMRNVVKTKGLRLGVAMCVHQGNFDEVEDMLQFCCDIGAGVFAHFNFIPVGRGLQMVDGDLNPQQREWLLKTLNLWMQSGKIGVISTAPQFGRVCVAHAPTDGKQACSHAGSGGGEKARVIAKYLGGCGAGRDYVAIEPNGNITPCVYLPHRVQGSIRKRSFIDIFRNNEFWELLCDRDRRTHHCEVCEFKHYCGGCRARADAYFGELNAGDPGCVFNEKHWDDLVQRGIATDPDAVATADRAAKTAAGRQGEIDELYANVTAAARA
- a CDS encoding Proprotein convertase P-domain protein; this translates as MRRALLTCAALAAATTQALAQPTKNFLWQGNVPIPDNGVPHAPVTITVPADPNGLDIVADLNVDAIIQHTWQGNLSVTITSPAGTSVRVMDRPGFSGTGFGFSNDNLGNPSTGSPFVWDDESTRAPYDSGTAGAPANSPTGSWRPELPLGAFHGESKVGVWRCRVEDWAPGDVGTILRFSLEFTNVPEPATLGLLTIAAIAARRR